The following proteins are co-located in the Imtechella halotolerans genome:
- the uvrB gene encoding excinuclease ABC subunit UvrB, whose amino-acid sequence MRFTLESEFKPTGDQPEAIRQLVKGIRSGESDQTLLGVTGSGKTFTVANVVAEVQRPTLVLAHNKTLAAQLYAEFKAFFPNNAVEYFVSYYDYYQPEAYIPVTGTYIEKDLSINEEIEKLRLSTTSSLLSGRRDVLVVASVSCLYGIGNPIEFQKNVIAIERDQIISRTKFMKQLVQSLYARTTAEFTRGNFRVKGDVIDVFPGYADHAFRIHFFGDEIEEIEAFDPINNSIIEKYDKLTIYPANMFVTSPEVLQNAIWQIQQDLVKQVDFFKEIGKHLEAKRLEERTNFDLEMIRELGYCSGIENYSRYLDGREAGTRPFCLLDYFPDDYLMVIDESHVTVPQVHAMYGGDRSRKENLVEYGFRLPAAMDNRPLKFEEFEQLQNQVIYVSATPADYELQKCGGVYVEQVIRPTGLLDPIIEIRPSQNQIDDLVEEIQLRVELDQRVLVTTLTKRMAEELSKYLTRIAVRCRYIHSDVDTLERVEIMQDLRKGLFDVLIGVNLLREGLDLPEVSLVAILDADKEGFLRSARSLTQTVGRAARNLNGKAIMYADTITRSMKITIDETNYRREKQMRYNTEHNIVPKALNKKIDTVLGKSSSAEMKTSNEAHALEPEVLYLSKEDIEKKVREKRKEMEKAAKELDFLQAAKLRDEIKALKEKM is encoded by the coding sequence ATGCGTTTTACATTAGAATCAGAATTTAAGCCTACCGGTGATCAGCCGGAAGCTATTCGTCAACTCGTCAAGGGTATACGTAGTGGAGAATCAGATCAAACATTATTAGGGGTGACTGGTTCAGGAAAAACATTTACAGTCGCCAACGTTGTTGCCGAGGTTCAACGACCAACATTGGTGTTAGCACATAACAAGACTTTAGCTGCTCAACTATATGCTGAGTTCAAGGCGTTTTTTCCTAATAATGCCGTGGAGTATTTTGTTTCTTACTATGATTATTATCAACCGGAAGCTTATATCCCTGTGACAGGAACGTATATTGAGAAGGATCTGTCTATTAATGAAGAGATTGAAAAATTACGTCTAAGTACTACATCTTCTTTGCTTTCTGGACGAAGAGATGTTCTAGTGGTGGCATCTGTATCTTGTTTATATGGTATTGGGAACCCTATAGAGTTTCAAAAAAATGTGATTGCCATTGAACGTGACCAGATTATTTCGCGTACTAAATTCATGAAACAATTAGTGCAAAGTCTGTATGCTAGAACCACGGCTGAATTTACTAGAGGAAATTTTAGGGTAAAAGGAGATGTGATTGATGTTTTTCCAGGGTATGCTGATCATGCCTTCAGAATTCATTTTTTTGGAGATGAAATTGAAGAAATTGAAGCGTTTGATCCTATAAATAATTCAATCATTGAGAAATACGATAAATTAACTATTTATCCGGCCAATATGTTTGTAACCTCTCCGGAGGTGTTGCAGAATGCTATTTGGCAGATTCAGCAGGATTTAGTGAAGCAAGTTGATTTTTTTAAGGAAATTGGGAAGCATTTGGAAGCTAAGCGATTGGAAGAGCGTACCAATTTCGATTTGGAAATGATTCGCGAATTAGGATATTGTTCAGGAATTGAAAATTATTCTCGTTATTTAGATGGAAGAGAGGCAGGTACCAGACCTTTCTGTTTATTGGATTATTTTCCTGATGATTACCTTATGGTTATTGATGAGAGTCACGTGACAGTGCCGCAGGTTCATGCCATGTATGGAGGGGATCGCAGTAGGAAGGAAAACCTAGTTGAATATGGGTTTCGATTACCAGCTGCCATGGATAATCGACCACTGAAATTTGAGGAATTTGAACAGCTGCAAAATCAGGTTATTTATGTTTCCGCAACACCAGCTGACTATGAATTGCAAAAGTGTGGTGGAGTGTATGTGGAGCAGGTTATCCGTCCCACGGGTTTGTTAGATCCCATAATTGAAATACGTCCCAGTCAAAATCAAATAGATGATTTAGTAGAAGAAATTCAACTTAGAGTAGAGCTTGACCAGCGCGTGCTTGTAACTACACTTACCAAACGAATGGCAGAAGAATTGAGTAAATACTTAACTAGAATTGCTGTACGTTGTAGGTATATTCATAGTGATGTTGATACGCTTGAGAGGGTTGAGATTATGCAAGATTTGCGGAAAGGTCTTTTTGATGTGCTTATAGGCGTTAATTTGCTTCGTGAAGGATTGGACTTACCAGAAGTATCATTGGTGGCAATTCTAGATGCTGATAAAGAAGGTTTTTTAAGATCCGCCAGATCATTAACACAAACGGTGGGTCGTGCTGCAAGAAATCTAAATGGGAAAGCAATCATGTATGCAGATACTATTACACGCAGTATGAAAATCACTATTGATGAAACCAATTATAGGCGTGAAAAACAAATGAGATATAATACGGAACATAATATTGTTCCTAAAGCATTGAATAAGAAAATTGATACTGTCTTGGGCAAGAGCTCAAGTGCTGAAATGAAAACCTCAAATGAAGCTCACGCTTTAGAGCCTGAGGTGTTATATCTTTCAAAAGAGGATATTGAGAAAAAAGTAAGAGAAAAGCGAAAAGAAATGGAGAAAGCAGCAAAAGAACTTGACTTTTTACAGGCGGCAAAATTAAGGGATGAAATAAAGGCATTGAAGGAAAAAATGTAA